The following proteins are co-located in the Bacillus oleivorans genome:
- a CDS encoding protein-glutamate methylesterase/protein-glutamine glutaminase, translating to MMKVRVLIVDDSAFMRKVITDFLSDHPQIEVVGTARNGEDALKKIQQLKPDCLTLDVEMPVLNGLDALEMIMEQNPIPVVMLSSSTREGATSTLQALQLGAVDFVAKPSGPISLDMHKIKDELVEKVLHASTVNIQRIVGTKKSSKGMAKKDSRPNYESLRKEKAPSAGDPKLVLIGTSTGGPKALQTVLTQIPTTIDVPIVVVQHMPPKFTESLSLRLDSLCSLRVKEAECFEKLENGVVYIAPGGVHLEIKKSGSSLIFEMNDKDPVHGVRPSVDLLFQSAAALEEYEKIAVIMTGMGSDGTKGLELLKQQGQTIAIAESEQTCMVYGMPKSAVSAGLVDIIVNVEDIPGAILSLL from the coding sequence ATGATGAAGGTTCGGGTACTTATTGTTGATGATTCAGCATTTATGAGAAAGGTCATAACTGACTTTCTAAGTGATCACCCGCAAATTGAGGTTGTTGGAACAGCGAGAAATGGCGAAGATGCCTTAAAGAAAATTCAACAGTTAAAACCCGATTGCTTAACATTAGATGTTGAGATGCCAGTATTAAATGGGCTTGATGCGCTTGAAATGATTATGGAGCAAAACCCGATTCCAGTTGTGATGTTATCGAGCAGTACGAGGGAAGGGGCAACGAGTACTTTACAGGCACTTCAATTAGGGGCAGTTGATTTTGTTGCTAAGCCATCAGGTCCTATCTCACTGGATATGCACAAGATTAAAGACGAATTAGTCGAAAAAGTACTTCATGCTAGTACGGTTAATATCCAGCGTATTGTTGGAACAAAAAAATCTTCCAAAGGAATGGCTAAAAAAGACAGTCGTCCCAATTATGAGTCGCTTCGAAAAGAAAAAGCGCCTTCCGCTGGGGATCCAAAGCTAGTTTTAATCGGAACCTCAACCGGAGGTCCCAAAGCGTTACAAACAGTTTTGACTCAAATCCCGACTACAATTGATGTGCCAATAGTAGTCGTTCAGCATATGCCTCCAAAGTTTACGGAAAGCTTAAGTTTACGTTTGGATTCTCTTTGCTCTTTACGGGTAAAAGAAGCGGAGTGTTTTGAAAAATTAGAGAATGGAGTTGTTTATATTGCACCGGGAGGCGTTCATCTTGAAATTAAAAAGAGTGGTTCGTCACTCATATTTGAAATGAATGATAAAGATCCCGTTCATGGCGTGCGTCCTTCCGTTGATCTGCTATTTCAATCAGCTGCCGCATTAGAGGAATATGAGAAAATTGCCGTAATCATGACAGGGATGGGCTCAGACGGAACCAAAGGTCTCGAGCTCCTCAAGCAACAAGGACAAACAATCGCAATCGCAGAGTCTGAACAAACATGTATGGTATATGGAATGCCAAAATCAGCCGTATCAGCAGGTTTAGTTGACATCATCGTAAATGTGGAAGACATTCCTGGTGCCATTCTTTCTTTACTATAG
- a CDS encoding flagellar biosynthetic protein FliO produces MKKRRQVIFLFFILFFLGVLPFQTVSTVKADTTSVKEWLENPEQSESPSQTSTEEGAPPAQVGISILDVIKMIFSTVLVITLLLFVLKWVQKKGRNFANHGVIENLGGTTLGNQKSIQLVKIGNRVYIVGVGETVTLLKEIEDEEEIRELFESQQNQPKESVKGWSELFIGKKDTKQDSRFLDSLKNELLKVKQDRKKVIDEWKGKRGQDHHE; encoded by the coding sequence ATGAAAAAACGGAGACAGGTCATTTTCTTATTTTTTATACTATTCTTTTTGGGTGTCCTTCCTTTCCAAACGGTTTCAACTGTTAAGGCTGATACAACGAGTGTTAAAGAATGGCTTGAGAATCCAGAACAATCTGAATCTCCTTCCCAAACTTCAACAGAAGAGGGGGCTCCCCCTGCTCAGGTAGGCATATCGATTCTTGATGTGATTAAAATGATTTTTTCTACTGTTTTGGTTATTACTCTTCTCTTGTTTGTCCTAAAGTGGGTGCAAAAAAAGGGCAGAAACTTCGCGAACCATGGGGTCATCGAAAACTTAGGGGGGACGACACTAGGGAATCAAAAAAGCATTCAGCTTGTAAAAATTGGAAATAGAGTTTACATAGTTGGGGTAGGAGAGACAGTCACTCTATTAAAAGAAATTGAAGATGAAGAAGAAATAAGAGAACTTTTTGAATCCCAGCAGAATCAGCCCAAGGAGTCTGTAAAGGGATGGAGTGAGTTGTTCATTGGAAAAAAAGACACCAAGCAAGATAGCCGTTTTTTGGATTCATTAAAAAACGAGCTTTTAAAGGTGAAACAGGATCGTAAAAAAGTAATCGATGAGTGGAAGGGAAAAAGGGGTCAAGACCATCATGAATGA
- a CDS encoding response regulator translates to MGQKILVVDDAAFMRMMIKDILTKNGFDVVAEAENGAQAVEKFKEHHPDLVTMDITMPELDGISALKEIKKLNSDAKVIMCSAMGQQAMVIDAIQAGAKDFIVKPFQADRVIEAIRKTLG, encoded by the coding sequence ATGGGACAAAAAATTTTAGTAGTGGATGATGCAGCATTTATGCGAATGATGATTAAAGATATATTAACGAAAAATGGGTTCGATGTAGTAGCTGAAGCAGAAAATGGAGCGCAAGCCGTGGAAAAATTCAAGGAACATCATCCTGACTTAGTGACAATGGATATTACAATGCCGGAGTTGGATGGGATTTCTGCGTTAAAAGAAATTAAGAAGCTAAATAGTGATGCAAAAGTTATTATGTGTTCAGCGATGGGTCAGCAAGCCATGGTAATCGATGCAATCCAGGCAGGAGCTAAAGACTTTATTGTAAAACCTTTTCAAGCCGATCGGGTGATAGAGGCCATCAGAAAAACCCTGGGATAA
- a CDS encoding MinD/ParA family protein, with protein sequence MDQAANLRQRFQSHFANVTDQDKRKEAKTIAVVSGKGGVGKSNFSLNFSISLSQKGYRILLVDMDLGMGNIDILMGDSPNITLYDFLNNQADINDLIFKGPANISYMAAGSAFQSIKKLEGEKLEQFIRTMEQLSVYYDYLVFDMGAGATEESLAFLFSVDDCFVITTPEPTAITDAYSMAKHIIINQAPVSLYLICNRAKNSQDGSGTLQKLHRTISKFLHKDIHLLGIIPEDESVQKAVISQTPFILYRPAARSSMAIGEISKKYISHQDSATGAEFLQKQPGFLHKLRSYFSERKGHT encoded by the coding sequence ATGGATCAGGCAGCCAATCTTAGACAAAGATTTCAGTCGCATTTTGCAAACGTCACGGACCAGGATAAACGAAAAGAAGCAAAAACCATTGCGGTTGTAAGCGGCAAAGGTGGGGTTGGAAAATCAAATTTTTCCCTTAATTTTTCAATTTCACTCTCACAAAAAGGATATCGTATCTTGCTAGTAGATATGGACCTGGGGATGGGGAATATTGATATTCTGATGGGGGATTCGCCTAACATAACCCTTTATGATTTTTTAAATAACCAAGCCGATATCAATGACCTAATTTTTAAAGGACCGGCCAACATCTCTTATATGGCGGCAGGGAGCGCCTTCCAATCTATTAAAAAATTAGAAGGGGAAAAATTAGAACAGTTCATTCGGACGATGGAGCAGCTTTCGGTCTACTATGACTATCTGGTCTTTGATATGGGAGCTGGAGCAACAGAAGAGAGCTTAGCCTTTTTATTCTCAGTCGATGACTGTTTTGTAATTACAACACCAGAACCAACAGCGATTACGGATGCCTATAGTATGGCGAAGCACATAATTATAAATCAGGCACCGGTGTCACTTTACTTAATTTGTAATCGGGCAAAAAACAGTCAAGATGGCTCGGGAACTCTTCAAAAACTTCACAGAACGATATCAAAGTTTTTGCATAAAGACATTCATTTACTCGGGATTATTCCAGAGGATGAGAGTGTCCAAAAAGCAGTCATTAGCCAAACGCCATTTATTCTTTACCGGCCAGCAGCCAGAAGCTCCATGGCGATCGGTGAGATATCGAAGAAGTATATCAGTCATCAGGATTCTGCAACCGGTGCAGAATTTCTCCAGAAACAGCCAGGATTTTTACATAAATTAAGGAGTTATTTCTCCGAAAGGAAAGGTCATACATGA
- the fliP gene encoding flagellar type III secretion system pore protein FliP (The bacterial flagellar biogenesis protein FliP forms a type III secretion system (T3SS)-type pore required for flagellar assembly.) — protein MNEFMEFFNTSDPANVSTSVKLLLLLTVLSLAPSILILMTCFTRIVIVLGFVRTGLATQQMPPTQVIIGLALFLTFFVMAPTFQEVNEEALTPLFNEEINLEEAYERAVLPLKEFMSAHTRQKDLALFMNYGQYPAPESIEDIPLTALVPAFAISEIKTAFQIGFMIFIPFLVIDMIVASVLMSMGMMMLPPVMISLPFKILLFVLVDGWYLVVESLLQSF, from the coding sequence ATGAATGAATTTATGGAATTTTTTAATACCAGTGATCCGGCGAATGTTTCCACATCGGTCAAGCTCTTACTTTTACTAACCGTTTTATCTTTGGCGCCCAGTATCTTAATCTTAATGACTTGTTTTACAAGAATTGTCATCGTCTTGGGTTTTGTTCGGACAGGCTTAGCTACACAGCAAATGCCTCCCACTCAAGTCATAATTGGACTGGCATTGTTTTTAACTTTTTTCGTCATGGCGCCTACCTTCCAAGAGGTAAATGAAGAGGCATTAACTCCTCTTTTTAATGAAGAAATTAATCTTGAAGAGGCATATGAGCGGGCAGTGCTTCCGCTGAAGGAATTTATGAGTGCTCATACTAGACAAAAGGATTTGGCTTTGTTTATGAATTATGGCCAGTATCCTGCACCAGAATCAATTGAGGATATCCCATTAACAGCTCTAGTCCCGGCATTTGCCATCAGTGAAATTAAGACAGCTTTCCAAATTGGATTTATGATATTCATTCCGTTTCTAGTCATCGATATGATCGTGGCAAGTGTACTAATGTCGATGGGGATGATGATGCTTCCGCCGGTTATGATTTCCTTGCCATTTAAAATTTTATTGTTTGTGTTAGTGGATGGCTGGTATTTGGTGGTCGAGTCTTTACTTCAAAGTTTTTAA
- the flhF gene encoding flagellar biosynthesis protein FlhF — MKFKKYMGPSLPEVMKKVRAELGQNAVIINSKTVYKGGVMGLFKKKYIEVVAAIDPSAVEPVKLPSQHPEKLAADMAAVTTRSKMKEYNPDLGLLLKEVQQLKQGLYRTQAEFIVPEALKPMLNLLAEQGVAPFLLNQWAPILTELYYKEQKPENTDKLKSLLAQTIFEGKDPLLDGSELLEKKFVALVGPTGVGKTTTLAKLAAKSILKDRKKVAFITTDTYRIAAIEQLKTYANIVGAPVEVCYNLEDFSRAKARFSNYDTIFIDTAGRNFRNGQYVEDLKEVIDFKEDVQTFLTIALTAKEYDIKQIIEQFSQLHIDRFIFTKLDETSQIGMILNLIWDTGIGVGFLTTGQNVPDDLKVADKEWLLSHLLGDM; from the coding sequence ATGAAATTTAAAAAATATATGGGACCAAGCTTGCCTGAAGTGATGAAAAAGGTAAGGGCTGAGCTTGGACAAAATGCAGTCATTATTAATTCAAAGACCGTTTATAAAGGCGGAGTAATGGGACTGTTTAAAAAGAAATATATAGAGGTTGTGGCAGCCATTGATCCGTCGGCGGTCGAACCTGTAAAACTTCCAAGCCAGCACCCTGAAAAACTAGCAGCTGATATGGCGGCTGTTACAACTAGATCTAAAATGAAAGAGTATAACCCAGATTTAGGCTTACTATTAAAAGAAGTGCAGCAATTAAAACAGGGGTTGTACCGAACTCAAGCTGAATTTATCGTTCCAGAAGCACTCAAACCGATGCTAAATCTGCTGGCTGAACAAGGGGTAGCGCCTTTTCTGCTAAACCAATGGGCTCCGATCTTGACCGAGCTATATTACAAGGAGCAAAAACCCGAGAATACAGATAAATTAAAAAGTTTACTAGCACAGACTATTTTCGAAGGTAAAGATCCCTTGCTCGATGGATCTGAATTGCTTGAGAAAAAATTTGTAGCGCTGGTCGGACCTACGGGGGTAGGGAAGACGACAACCTTAGCAAAACTGGCGGCGAAATCAATCCTGAAAGATCGGAAAAAGGTGGCATTTATCACAACGGATACATACAGAATTGCGGCGATTGAGCAATTAAAAACGTATGCCAATATTGTCGGTGCTCCAGTCGAGGTCTGTTATAATCTCGAAGATTTTAGCAGGGCAAAGGCTCGCTTTTCTAATTACGATACGATTTTTATAGATACAGCCGGGAGAAATTTTAGAAATGGCCAATATGTCGAAGATTTAAAAGAAGTGATCGATTTTAAAGAGGATGTACAAACATTCTTAACGATTGCACTCACAGCAAAAGAATACGATATTAAACAGATTATTGAGCAATTTTCACAGCTTCATATCGACCGCTTTATATTTACAAAACTCGATGAAACGAGTCAGATTGGGATGATCTTGAATCTTATCTGGGATACAGGTATAGGGGTAGGCTTTTTAACCACGGGACAAAATGTACCGGATGACCTGAAAGTGGCGGATAAAGAATGGTTATTATCGCATTTATTAGGAGATATGTGA
- the fliQ gene encoding flagellar biosynthesis protein FliQ, with product MSQEQVIYIAEQGIWAVLLVSGPLLLLALVVGLVVSIFQATTQIQEQTLAFIPKIVAVLLGIVFFGPWMLGQMLTYAQGVWSNLLTFVG from the coding sequence ATGTCCCAAGAACAAGTCATTTATATTGCAGAACAAGGGATCTGGGCCGTCCTTTTAGTATCAGGACCATTACTGTTATTAGCCCTCGTGGTTGGACTAGTGGTCAGTATTTTTCAGGCAACCACACAAATCCAAGAGCAAACCTTAGCCTTTATCCCGAAAATTGTAGCTGTCCTTTTAGGAATTGTATTTTTTGGTCCCTGGATGCTCGGACAAATGCTGACGTATGCTCAAGGTGTATGGTCTAATCTATTGACATTTGTAGGATAA
- the flhA gene encoding flagellar biosynthesis protein FlhA, with protein MRAKDISVFIGVILIVAMLIIPLPGWLLSVLIIINITLALVVLLTAMNNKEPLELAIFPSLLLILTLFRLALNVSTTRAILAHGDAGQVVETFGTFVVGNNVLVGLVVFLILIIIQFVVITKGSERVSEVAARFTLDAMPGKQMSIDADLNAGIISEKEARERRDKISREADFYGAMDGASKFVKGDAIAGIIIVLINLIFGIMIGVIQMGLPFGEAAVTFSLLTVGDGIVSQIPALLISTATGIVVTRATSEGNLGSDITTQLFRYPIMLYIAGGAIFVLGLLTPISDIYTIPIAGMLFVGGYMINRPQNIDKEDLLELEEIAETDEMKKPEAVVNLLSVDPIEFEFGYGLIPLADAQQGGDLLDRIVMIRRQLAIELGMVIPVVRIRDNIQLKPNEYSLKVKGNELARGEIYMDHYLAMSPSDEEDMIDGIKTVEPSFGLPAKWISEEVKDQAELMGYTVVDPPSVVSTHITEVLRAHAHELLGRQETKQLIDHLKESYPILVEEVTPNPLSIGEVQKVLAKLLKEGVSIRNLPIIFETLADYGKMTSNTDLLTEYVRQALARQITAQYVSGDLLKVITLSGQVEKVIADSIQQTEHGHYLSIDPGIAQKIVEKLAKEVEKLSLTEQTPLVLCSPAVRMYVRQLTERYFPTVPILSYNELETNIEIQSVGVVKLDEI; from the coding sequence ATGCGGGCTAAAGATATATCTGTATTCATCGGTGTCATACTCATAGTTGCTATGCTTATTATACCGCTTCCAGGGTGGTTATTAAGTGTACTAATCATCATTAATATAACGCTTGCATTGGTAGTTCTTTTAACGGCCATGAATAACAAAGAGCCATTGGAATTAGCTATTTTTCCTTCGCTATTATTAATTTTGACTCTTTTTCGATTAGCGTTAAATGTATCAACAACCCGTGCAATATTAGCCCATGGTGATGCGGGGCAGGTTGTTGAAACCTTCGGAACTTTCGTTGTTGGCAACAATGTTTTAGTTGGCCTTGTTGTATTTTTAATATTGATTATTATCCAGTTTGTAGTCATCACCAAAGGTTCTGAACGTGTATCAGAAGTTGCAGCAAGATTTACTCTAGATGCGATGCCAGGTAAGCAAATGAGTATCGATGCTGACCTGAACGCAGGAATCATTTCGGAAAAAGAAGCAAGAGAACGAAGGGATAAAATTTCTCGGGAAGCAGACTTTTATGGGGCGATGGATGGTGCCAGCAAGTTTGTAAAAGGGGACGCTATTGCCGGGATTATCATAGTTTTAATCAATTTAATTTTTGGGATTATGATTGGAGTTATCCAAATGGGGCTGCCCTTTGGTGAAGCGGCTGTAACCTTTTCTCTATTAACAGTAGGGGATGGAATTGTCAGCCAAATCCCGGCATTGCTCATTTCTACAGCAACTGGAATCGTCGTAACAAGAGCAACATCGGAAGGTAATCTCGGGAGTGATATTACCACTCAGCTGTTTAGGTATCCGATCATGCTTTATATTGCAGGGGGAGCGATATTTGTACTTGGCTTACTGACTCCAATTTCAGATATTTATACAATTCCAATCGCTGGTATGCTCTTTGTTGGGGGCTATATGATCAATAGGCCGCAGAACATAGACAAAGAAGATTTGCTGGAATTAGAGGAAATCGCAGAAACCGACGAGATGAAAAAGCCTGAAGCTGTCGTTAACCTGCTCAGCGTTGATCCGATTGAATTTGAATTCGGCTATGGTTTGATTCCTCTGGCTGATGCACAGCAAGGCGGTGATCTGCTTGATCGGATCGTCATGATTCGCAGGCAGCTTGCCATCGAGCTGGGGATGGTAATCCCGGTCGTCAGAATCCGAGATAACATTCAATTAAAGCCCAATGAGTATTCCTTAAAGGTTAAGGGCAATGAACTGGCCAGAGGCGAAATCTATATGGATCATTACTTGGCGATGAGTCCCTCTGATGAGGAGGATATGATTGATGGCATAAAAACCGTTGAACCATCTTTTGGACTGCCGGCAAAGTGGATTAGTGAAGAAGTAAAGGACCAGGCTGAATTAATGGGATATACAGTCGTGGATCCGCCGTCTGTTGTCTCGACCCATATAACAGAAGTCCTGAGAGCTCATGCCCATGAACTTCTGGGCAGACAGGAAACGAAACAGCTAATCGACCATTTAAAGGAAAGCTATCCTATTTTAGTAGAAGAAGTAACACCAAATCCTCTTTCCATCGGGGAAGTACAGAAAGTATTAGCCAAACTCCTCAAAGAAGGAGTGTCAATCCGCAATCTGCCTATCATCTTTGAAACATTAGCGGATTATGGAAAAATGACTTCCAATACAGATTTGTTAACAGAATACGTAAGACAAGCACTAGCCCGGCAGATTACTGCCCAATATGTATCCGGAGACCTATTAAAGGTGATTACCCTATCTGGACAAGTAGAGAAAGTGATCGCGGACAGTATACAACAAACCGAACATGGTCATTATTTATCAATCGATCCGGGGATAGCTCAAAAAATAGTAGAAAAGCTGGCAAAAGAAGTAGAAAAGCTTTCTCTGACTGAACAGACACCATTAGTGCTTTGTTCACCTGCAGTCAGGATGTACGTCCGGCAGCTTACGGAAAGGTACTTTCCGACAGTTCCTATTCTTTCTTACAACGAATTGGAAACGAATATCGAAATTCAGAGTGTAGGGGTCGTGAAACTAGATGAAATTTAA
- the fliR gene encoding flagellar biosynthetic protein FliR: MIELIPGIPAFLLIFIRVTTFFLVVPLYSYRTIPSTHKVGFSLFLSWIMYYTIDKPADVLTEHFFLVLIKEVLFGLLLGLIAFIILAAIQVAGGFIDFQMGFAIANVIDPQTGAQSPLMGQYFYIIALLFLLAVDGHHLLLDAIFYSYEFVPLEQLSLPLGSQELALFVTKAFASMFLIAFQMSLPVVACLFLIDVALGITARTVPQLNVFVVGLPLKIAVSFIFIIITFGGLMVVVSSLFDQMFFTMRGLMELLSS, encoded by the coding sequence ATGATAGAACTTATTCCTGGAATCCCAGCTTTTTTACTTATTTTTATTAGGGTTACAACTTTTTTCCTAGTTGTTCCTCTTTATTCTTATCGGACAATACCAAGTACTCATAAAGTAGGTTTTTCACTTTTTTTATCCTGGATTATGTATTACACCATCGATAAGCCTGCAGATGTCCTTACAGAGCATTTTTTTCTTGTATTAATCAAAGAGGTTCTATTTGGTTTGTTATTGGGATTAATTGCCTTTATTATCTTGGCAGCGATTCAGGTTGCAGGGGGCTTTATTGATTTTCAAATGGGTTTTGCGATTGCCAACGTGATTGATCCGCAGACGGGTGCGCAAAGTCCGCTTATGGGTCAATATTTTTATATCATAGCTCTTTTATTTTTATTAGCAGTAGATGGTCACCATTTATTATTAGATGCCATTTTTTACAGCTATGAATTTGTTCCTTTAGAACAGCTTTCTCTTCCGCTCGGCAGTCAGGAATTGGCGCTCTTTGTAACAAAAGCCTTTGCTTCGATGTTTCTGATAGCCTTCCAAATGTCACTGCCGGTCGTTGCATGTCTGTTTTTAATTGACGTTGCACTTGGAATCACAGCTAGAACGGTCCCGCAGTTAAACGTTTTTGTGGTGGGGCTCCCATTAAAAATAGCAGTAAGCTTTATTTTTATTATTATTACCTTTGGAGGCCTAATGGTTGTAGTCAGCTCTTTATTTGATCAAATGTTTTTTACAATGAGAGGGCTAATGGAGCTGTTATCCAGTTAA
- the flhB gene encoding flagellar biosynthesis protein FlhB encodes MAYVKLDLQYFAGEKTEKATPKKRQDSRKKGQVAKSQDVGTSFIMLAVFFGLLMLGSYFLDLCLDLYKQSFTDFILVEVTPSNIERIMMDVFMIMVQFLAPVMLAAIVAAIFSNYIQIGFLFTTETIAFKLEKIDPIKGFKRIFSMRAIVELLKSILKITLIGLITFAVLWIHLEDIMMLAQYSVGESMAVVGDLTVQMGLYASFALLALSGLDYLYQKYDFEKNIRMSKQDIKDEYKNIEGDPLIKSKIKQRQREMAMRRMMQEVPHADVVITNPTHYAIALKYDEAKLDAPYVVAKGVDFVAQKIKFIAKENDVTLVENRPLARALYDQADIGQAIPEEFFQAVAEILAVVYQTKGSIPVSYK; translated from the coding sequence GTGGCTTATGTAAAACTAGACCTGCAGTATTTCGCGGGGGAAAAAACAGAAAAAGCAACACCGAAAAAAAGGCAGGATTCGCGAAAAAAAGGACAGGTAGCCAAAAGCCAAGATGTAGGAACATCCTTTATCATGCTGGCTGTGTTTTTTGGATTGTTAATGCTAGGTTCCTACTTTCTGGACTTATGTCTCGATTTATATAAGCAATCATTCACTGATTTTATACTCGTTGAAGTGACACCATCTAATATAGAAAGAATAATGATGGATGTGTTTATGATAATGGTTCAATTTCTTGCACCCGTCATGTTAGCCGCGATTGTGGCTGCGATTTTTTCGAACTATATTCAAATAGGATTTTTATTTACGACGGAAACGATTGCCTTTAAGTTAGAGAAAATTGATCCAATCAAAGGGTTTAAGCGGATCTTTTCAATGAGAGCTATTGTAGAGCTATTGAAATCAATTTTAAAGATCACTTTAATCGGCCTCATTACCTTCGCTGTCCTTTGGATTCATCTGGAAGACATTATGATGCTAGCTCAATATAGTGTCGGTGAATCAATGGCAGTTGTTGGGGATTTAACCGTACAAATGGGACTTTATGCATCTTTTGCATTGCTTGCTCTTTCCGGTCTCGATTATTTGTATCAGAAATATGATTTCGAAAAAAATATTCGGATGTCAAAGCAAGATATCAAAGACGAATATAAAAATATCGAAGGAGATCCACTTATCAAGTCAAAAATTAAGCAACGCCAGCGTGAAATGGCAATGCGAAGAATGATGCAGGAGGTTCCCCATGCAGATGTAGTCATAACGAACCCAACGCATTACGCGATTGCATTAAAATATGATGAAGCTAAACTGGACGCCCCCTATGTGGTTGCCAAAGGTGTTGATTTTGTTGCACAAAAAATCAAGTTTATTGCCAAAGAAAATGACGTGACTCTAGTTGAAAATCGGCCATTGGCCCGTGCCTTATATGATCAGGCTGATATTGGCCAAGCCATACCAGAAGAATTTTTCCAGGCAGTAGCTGAAATACTGGCAGTTGTTTATCAAACAAAAGGAAGCATTCCTGTTTCCTACAAGTAA